GGCCGGATTCGGCAAGAAGAACGAGGTGATCATCCCGGCTCTGGGCTGGGGGGATGATCCTGCTCTTGTCCGGGAGTTGGCCGATCGGAAGGAGGATCTCTACCGCCAGCTTGTCGCCGCCGAGGGAGTCATTGTGTTGCCTGGTGCCCGCGAATTACTTATTGCCCTGAAGGAGGCCGGGATTCCACGTGCTGTTGGATCTTCCACCCCGAGGGGTAATCTGGATGCCCTTTTTGCAGCCACCGGTCTGGATGCTTTCTTCGATCAGGTTGTCTGCGGTAGCGATGTTCTGCTTGGGAAGCCCGACCCCGAGGTTTTCCTGAAGGGAGCCGATCTTCTCGGACTTCCTCCCCAGCGCTGCCTTGTCATTGAGGATGCCTTTGCGGGGATCGAAGCCGCGAGACGCGGGGGAATGAAGGTCGTTGGCGTCGCCACGACTAACCCGCTCTCCTCCCTGAGTGAGTGCGATCTAGCCGTCGAGAAACTGCTCGAGGTTTCCCCATCCAAGCTTGTGGCATTGCTGAACTGATTTTTTGGATGAATACCGTCGCTACCGTGGATTACCTGCTGATGTGCTTGTTGCCGCTTGTCCTTATCCTTCTGGGTGGGATCTGCGTGATGGCCGATGTGGTCCTGCTGAAGCGCCGCGGCGATGCCGACTCAGTGACCTCCTATGTGGATGCAAGATCGCGTCCCCGTCCAGGGTTGCGCCTCGCCTCGGTGTTTCTCTTCACTCTGGCCTCGGTGCTTGCCGCCCGTGATCTCCTGATCCTCGATCATGAGGGATTGGTGATGCTTCTCCCCGCCTGGATCGGGATTGTCACGACGGTGATTTCCTTCCTGATCCTGCTGTTCGGGATACTGCTTCCGAGAGCTATCGGGGAATCGCTTCATACCTCCCTACCGATCCGGGCCCTCTCCCGCCTGGCTCGTTGGATGACTATTTGGATCGATCCGCTGGCTGAGTTGGGTTGGGCTTTTGTCGCCTCGACCCTGAAGCTATTTCATCTCGATCCCCGTCGCACCGCAGAGCAGACCGAGGAAGATGTGCTGCAGATGATGGATGAGGGTTTGGAGAGCGGTGCCTTTGAACCTGCCGAGAAGGAGATGGTGGAGGGGGTGCTCGATCTCGACGAGCAGTCTGCGGCTGAACTCATGACCCCTCGCTCCCGGGTGACATGGCTCGATCTTGATGACACGAACGAAGTGAACTGGCGCCGGATCGCCGGGGCCGGTCACTCCGATTACCCTGTCTTTCAGGGTACTCCTGATAATATCCGAGGCATCGTTTCCGTGAAATCCCTCTGGGCCAACCTCTCCCTCACCGGCTCAGTGAAACTCACTGACGTGCTCAATCCACCGCTCTTTGTCCCTTCCACCATGATGGCCCCGCGCCTTATCGAGGAGTTCAGGAACACCCGCCGTCATGTCGCTCTGGTCGTCGATGAGTTCGGCGTTGTCGAGGGTATGGTCACGCTCAAGGATGTGGTCGAGGCCATCGTCGGCAGATTGCCCGAGCGCGGTGTCCGCCAGAACTATCCCGAGATCATCACGCGCGAGGATGGGAGTTGGCTTATCGATGCTCAGCTCGATTTTGAGGAGACTGCCCAGGCTATCTCGTTGGAGTTATCGGATGAGGAGTTGGAGGCCAATAGGTACCAGACGATCGGCGGGTTTGTCCTGCATCATCTCGGCCATATCCCTGGAGAGGGTGAGAAGTTTCAGCAGAATGGCTTCCGCTTCGAGGTTGTCGATATGGACCGTCAGCGCATTGACAAGCTGCTTGTCAGTCGTGATCCGAAGCTTTCGTTGGACGAAGAGGCTGCTTCCCAATGATCGCCGCCGCTTATCATCCGGAGCTTTTTCCCATGGAGCGCGTCTGGTGGCTCTACGGACTCTTTCTCCTCATGATTCTTGGAAGTCTCTTTCTGGACATGCGTCGCAGGAATGGGAATGAGCATGAGATAGGTCACCGTGAGGCCCTCTTCAATCTGCTTCTTTGGGTTTCCTTGGCTCTGCTTTTTTGCGTCGGTCTCTACTTCTACGGACTGCATGTCTTTCCTCAGGATCTGAGACTGGCCGGATACGACCCCAAGGTTCTCGCTAAGCAGTGCAGTCTGGAGTTTCTCTCCGGTTGGTTGGTTGAGAAGAGCCTCTCAATCGACAATCTCTTCATCTTCCTTGTGGTCTTCGACTTCTTCGCGATCCCGCCGAAGTACCGTCATAAGATCCTCTTCTACGGCATCCTCGGAGCCATCGTCTTCCGCGCCCTCTTCATCGCCCTCGGATCGGTGCTTATGCAGATCTCCTGGGTTCCGCTCGTTTTCGGAGTCTTCCTGGCTATCACGGGTCTCAAGGTTGCCTTCGGTCCTGAGTCCCATCCCGATCCGGCTCATAATGTCCTCCTCCGCCTCCTGAAGAAGTTCCTGCCGATATCACCGGGTCTGCACGATGGGAAGTTCCTCATCATGGAATCGGGTCGCCTCATGGGGACACCGCTCCTCCTGACGCTCATCTTCATCGAGTTCACCGATATAGTTTTCGCTGTCGACAGTGTCCCTGCGATCTTTGCCATCACCAAGGAACCCTTCATCGTGTTCACGTCGAATATCTTCGCGATCCTAGGATTACGGGCTCTGTTCTTTCTCTTGGCTGGAATGGCCTCCAAGTTCCACTACCTCAAGTACGGGCTGGGATTCATCCTCTGCTTTGTGGGCCTGAAGATGTTCTGGCTAGATCCTCACTTTCACGGTCACTTCCCGACAGTCTGGTCTCTTGGGATCATTGTTACTGCCCTCGCCATGGCCGCACTCTTCTCCTGGCTACTGCCATTGAAAGAAGAGGTGGCAGAAGGGTGAAGTAATCCCGCAGCCGTAACAAATCAGCGACTGGCGGGAGCTGATAGGACCGCTAGGCAGCCCCGGTGGGGGCGAGTGGCTTGGGAAAGCCCGAGTTCAAATGCGAAGCAACGGCCGGGCTAGCAATCGCGGAGAGCAGAAATGATTTTACAGGGATAAAGGGGATAAAGGGGACGATGAATGTGAAATTCAGGAAACTTAGGAATAACTCCCGCAGAGGCGCGGAGGCGCAGAGAAATGAATTAGGAGGGAAAATGATTTTGTAGAGATTGGGTTTCTTCGGGGTCTCCTTATCAAGACCAACACAGATCTTATTCATCTGTCATCCTCCTCTGCGCCTCTGCGCCTTGTAGGTCTCGGAATATGGAGATTCAAGGAGTTATTCGCAAATGCCCGGAAGGGCAAGGTAGCGGCAGCCCGAGTCGCACAGCTCGGGCGCTGGCGCTAAGCCAGAGCTACCGGTTTGGGAAGAACT
The genomic region above belongs to Verrucomicrobiota bacterium and contains:
- a CDS encoding HAD family phosphatase, whose amino-acid sequence is MSNPWGVLFDWDGVVIDSSSQHERSWELLASERGLILPEGHFKAGFGKKNEVIIPALGWGDDPALVRELADRKEDLYRQLVAAEGVIVLPGARELLIALKEAGIPRAVGSSTPRGNLDALFAATGLDAFFDQVVCGSDVLLGKPDPEVFLKGADLLGLPPQRCLVIEDAFAGIEAARRGGMKVVGVATTNPLSSLSECDLAVEKLLEVSPSKLVALLN
- a CDS encoding hemolysin family protein, with amino-acid sequence MNTVATVDYLLMCLLPLVLILLGGICVMADVVLLKRRGDADSVTSYVDARSRPRPGLRLASVFLFTLASVLAARDLLILDHEGLVMLLPAWIGIVTTVISFLILLFGILLPRAIGESLHTSLPIRALSRLARWMTIWIDPLAELGWAFVASTLKLFHLDPRRTAEQTEEDVLQMMDEGLESGAFEPAEKEMVEGVLDLDEQSAAELMTPRSRVTWLDLDDTNEVNWRRIAGAGHSDYPVFQGTPDNIRGIVSVKSLWANLSLTGSVKLTDVLNPPLFVPSTMMAPRLIEEFRNTRRHVALVVDEFGVVEGMVTLKDVVEAIVGRLPERGVRQNYPEIITREDGSWLIDAQLDFEETAQAISLELSDEELEANRYQTIGGFVLHHLGHIPGEGEKFQQNGFRFEVVDMDRQRIDKLLVSRDPKLSLDEEAASQ
- a CDS encoding TerC/Alx family metal homeostasis membrane protein encodes the protein MERVWWLYGLFLLMILGSLFLDMRRRNGNEHEIGHREALFNLLLWVSLALLFCVGLYFYGLHVFPQDLRLAGYDPKVLAKQCSLEFLSGWLVEKSLSIDNLFIFLVVFDFFAIPPKYRHKILFYGILGAIVFRALFIALGSVLMQISWVPLVFGVFLAITGLKVAFGPESHPDPAHNVLLRLLKKFLPISPGLHDGKFLIMESGRLMGTPLLLTLIFIEFTDIVFAVDSVPAIFAITKEPFIVFTSNIFAILGLRALFFLLAGMASKFHYLKYGLGFILCFVGLKMFWLDPHFHGHFPTVWSLGIIVTALAMAALFSWLLPLKEEVAEG